The Pantoea vagans genome includes a window with the following:
- the mdoH gene encoding glucans biosynthesis glucosyltransferase MdoH, translating into MNKSIFLPQSYVEALPLDAAGRARLSDSLQHAQAFHAIHTSLGQDNAASERPDDAPLKSVSSRVQMAWPDSLADGQQLSKDYLDRTTLKAMPKVKRSLMFPEIWRTNPIARAWDSLRGQKSTPRYATAEEQKTEDKWRHVGSMRRYVLLILTLLQTVVATWYMKTILPYQGWTLLDPIELFNQNWLQSVELILPYILQTGILFLFAILFCWVSAGFWTALMGFLQLLIGRDKYSISYSTTGDEPLNPEHRTALIMPICNEDVERVFAGLRATWESVQRTGNAEHFDVYILSDSYDADIAIAEQKAWMELVRDVGGAGKIFYRRRRRRVKRKSGNIDDFCRRWGSNYSYMVVLDADSVMSGECLCGLVRMMEANPNAGIIQSSPKASGMDTLYARCQQFATRVYGPLFTAGLHFWQLGESHYWGHNAIIRVQPFIEHCALAPLPGEGSFAGSILSHDFVEAALMRRAGWGVWIAYDLPGSYEELPPNLLDELKRDRRWCHGNLMNFRLFLVKGMHPVHRAVFLTGVMSYLSAPLWFMFLALSTALQVVHTLMEPTYFLQPRQLFPVWPQWRPDLAIALFSTTLVLLFLPKLLSVVLIWCKGAKPYGGAIRLFCSLILEMLFSVLLAPVRMLFHTVFVVSAFLGWEVVWNSPQRDDDATPWGEAFRRHGSQMLLGIVWAVGMGVLDLNFLWWLAPIVFSLILSPFVSVMSSRATVGQKSKNAKLFLIPEEYEPPKELVDTDHYLQVNRQRALKNGFMHALFNPAFNALATAMATSRHKQSTLLDHARDRRVDQALSDAPEKLNREQRLQLISDPVVLARVHSRLWESADKYHQWVESYQKLKLNPEALPQR; encoded by the coding sequence ATGAATAAATCGATATTTCTACCTCAATCTTACGTGGAAGCTCTGCCGCTAGATGCGGCAGGGCGGGCTCGTCTGAGCGATTCGCTTCAGCATGCTCAGGCGTTCCACGCTATTCATACGTCGCTGGGGCAGGATAACGCCGCCAGCGAGCGCCCGGACGATGCGCCGCTCAAATCGGTGTCATCCCGCGTGCAAATGGCCTGGCCAGATTCGCTGGCAGATGGCCAACAGCTCAGCAAGGATTATCTTGACCGCACCACACTGAAGGCGATGCCAAAAGTGAAGCGATCGCTGATGTTCCCGGAAATCTGGCGGACTAACCCGATTGCCCGCGCCTGGGATTCACTGCGTGGTCAGAAATCCACCCCGCGCTATGCCACGGCAGAAGAACAGAAGACGGAAGACAAATGGCGCCATGTGGGTTCTATGCGTCGTTATGTGCTGCTGATCCTGACGCTGTTGCAGACTGTGGTTGCCACCTGGTACATGAAGACCATTCTGCCTTATCAGGGCTGGACACTGCTCGATCCGATCGAGTTGTTTAACCAGAACTGGTTGCAGTCGGTTGAGCTGATCCTGCCGTACATATTACAAACCGGGATCTTGTTCCTGTTTGCGATTCTGTTCTGCTGGGTCTCCGCCGGTTTCTGGACTGCCTTAATGGGGTTCCTGCAACTGCTGATTGGCCGCGATAAGTACAGCATCTCCTATTCCACCACCGGTGATGAACCACTCAATCCTGAACACCGTACTGCGTTGATCATGCCTATCTGTAATGAGGATGTTGAGCGTGTGTTCGCCGGACTGCGTGCCACCTGGGAATCGGTGCAGCGTACCGGTAATGCCGAGCACTTCGATGTTTATATCCTGAGCGACAGCTACGATGCCGATATTGCCATCGCCGAGCAGAAAGCGTGGATGGAGCTGGTGCGTGATGTCGGTGGGGCAGGCAAGATTTTCTACCGCCGTCGCCGTCGCCGTGTGAAGCGTAAAAGTGGCAACATCGATGACTTCTGCCGTCGCTGGGGGAGCAACTACAGCTACATGGTGGTGCTGGATGCCGATAGCGTGATGAGCGGTGAGTGCCTGTGCGGTCTGGTGCGCATGATGGAAGCGAACCCGAACGCCGGTATCATCCAGTCGTCACCTAAAGCGTCCGGTATGGATACCCTGTATGCTCGCTGTCAGCAGTTTGCCACGCGTGTATATGGTCCGCTGTTTACGGCCGGTCTGCACTTCTGGCAGTTAGGGGAGTCGCACTACTGGGGCCATAACGCCATCATCCGTGTTCAGCCGTTTATCGAACACTGTGCGCTGGCACCGCTACCGGGTGAAGGTTCCTTCGCGGGCTCGATCCTGTCGCATGACTTCGTTGAAGCGGCCTTAATGCGTCGTGCCGGTTGGGGGGTGTGGATCGCCTATGATCTGCCTGGCTCTTATGAAGAGCTGCCGCCGAACTTGCTGGATGAACTGAAGCGTGACCGTCGCTGGTGTCACGGTAACCTGATGAACTTCCGCCTGTTCCTGGTGAAAGGTATGCACCCGGTGCACCGTGCGGTGTTCCTGACCGGGGTGATGTCTTACCTGTCAGCGCCGTTGTGGTTTATGTTCCTCGCCTTGTCCACCGCTTTGCAGGTGGTGCATACGCTCATGGAGCCGACCTACTTCCTGCAACCGCGCCAGCTGTTCCCGGTGTGGCCGCAGTGGCGTCCTGATCTGGCAATTGCGCTGTTCTCTACCACTCTGGTGCTACTGTTCCTGCCGAAACTGCTCAGTGTCGTGCTGATCTGGTGTAAAGGGGCAAAACCTTATGGTGGCGCCATCCGCTTATTCTGCTCACTGATACTGGAAATGCTGTTCTCGGTGCTGTTAGCGCCGGTGCGTATGCTGTTCCACACGGTGTTCGTGGTCAGCGCCTTCCTGGGTTGGGAAGTGGTCTGGAACTCACCGCAGCGTGACGACGATGCCACGCCATGGGGTGAAGCTTTCCGTCGCCATGGTTCGCAAATGCTGTTAGGTATTGTCTGGGCAGTGGGTATGGGCGTGCTGGATCTCAACTTCCTGTGGTGGCTGGCGCCGATTGTGTTCTCACTGATTCTGTCACCCTTTGTCTCGGTGATGTCGAGCCGTGCCACTGTGGGGCAGAAAAGTAAGAACGCCAAGCTGTTCCTGATTCCGGAAGAGTATGAGCCGCCGAAAGAGCTGGTCGATACCGATCACTACTTACAGGTGAACCGCCAGCGCGCGCTGAAGAATGGCTTTATGCATGCACTGTTTAACCCGGCGTTTAACGCGCTGGCGACAGCCATGGCGACCTCACGTCATAAGCAAAGTACCTTGCTGGATCATGCACGCGATCGTCGCGTCGATCAGGCCTTGAGCGATGCACCAGAAAAACTGAACCGCGAGCAACGCTTGCAGTTAATCAGTGATCCGGTGGTGCTGGCACGCGTGCATTCACGTTTGTGGGAAAGTGCGGATAAATACCATCAGTGGGTGGAGAGCTATCAAAAGCTGAAACTCAATCCTGAGGCATTGCCTCAGCGTTAA
- a CDS encoding glucan biosynthesis protein G produces the protein MVKMRWVGAAVLLALYANNSWAFNIDDVAKQAKALAGKGYEAPKSNLPSQFRDMKFADYQQIQFNHDKAYWGKLRTPFKLEFYHQGMYFDTPVKINEVTASSVREIKYNPDYFNFGNVKHDADSVKNLGFAGFKVLYPLNKKGKDDEIASFLGASYFRVIGEGQVYGLSARGLAIDTALPSGEEFPRFKEFWIERPKPQDKQLVIYALLDSPRAAGAYRFIIKPGKESTVDVQSKVYLRDNVGKLGVAPLTSMFLFGANQPSPVTNFRNELHDSNGLSIHAGNGEWIWRPLNNPKHLAVSTFTIENPKGFGLLQRGRDFSHYQDLDDRYDLRPSGWVEPMGDWGKGRVELVEIPTADETNDNIVAFWTPEKLPDPGKEMNFQYRLHFTRDENLLHQDDVAWVKNTLRSAGDVKQSNLVRQPDGSIAFTIDFVGKAMSKLPDNTQVTPQVSVGNNADVVEQSVRYNPVTKGWRLVLRLRVKDNKQPTEMRAALVSGDKTLTETWSYQLPANE, from the coding sequence CTGGTAAAAATGCGCTGGGTAGGCGCGGCAGTCCTGCTGGCGTTGTACGCCAACAATAGCTGGGCGTTCAACATTGATGATGTGGCAAAACAAGCCAAGGCGTTGGCAGGGAAAGGTTACGAAGCGCCGAAGAGCAATTTACCCTCTCAGTTTCGTGATATGAAATTTGCGGATTATCAGCAAATCCAGTTTAACCACGACAAAGCATACTGGGGCAAACTGCGTACGCCGTTTAAGCTCGAGTTTTATCATCAGGGCATGTATTTCGATACGCCAGTGAAAATTAATGAAGTCACGGCGTCTTCTGTTCGCGAAATCAAATACAACCCCGACTATTTCAACTTCGGCAACGTCAAGCACGATGCTGATTCGGTTAAAAATCTCGGCTTTGCCGGTTTCAAGGTACTGTACCCGCTGAACAAAAAGGGTAAAGACGACGAGATTGCCAGTTTCCTCGGCGCCAGCTACTTCCGTGTTATTGGTGAAGGCCAGGTTTATGGTCTTTCTGCGCGTGGTTTAGCCATTGATACCGCGTTGCCGTCAGGTGAAGAGTTCCCGCGCTTTAAAGAGTTCTGGATTGAACGTCCAAAACCGCAAGACAAACAGCTGGTGATCTATGCACTGCTGGATTCACCACGTGCCGCCGGTGCCTATCGCTTTATCATCAAGCCGGGCAAAGAGTCGACGGTTGATGTGCAGTCGAAAGTCTACCTGCGTGACAACGTCGGCAAACTGGGTGTAGCACCGCTGACCAGTATGTTCTTGTTTGGCGCTAATCAGCCATCGCCAGTCACCAATTTCCGTAATGAATTGCATGACTCCAATGGCCTGTCGATTCACGCGGGCAACGGTGAGTGGATTTGGCGTCCGCTGAATAACCCGAAACATTTAGCGGTGAGCACCTTCACCATAGAAAATCCGAAAGGTTTTGGTCTGCTGCAACGTGGTCGTGACTTCAGCCACTATCAGGATCTCGACGATCGCTACGACCTGCGCCCAAGTGGCTGGGTTGAGCCAATGGGTGACTGGGGCAAAGGCCGTGTTGAGCTGGTTGAAATCCCGACCGCCGATGAAACCAACGACAACATCGTTGCGTTCTGGACGCCGGAAAAACTGCCTGATCCAGGCAAAGAGATGAACTTCCAGTATCGCCTGCACTTCACGCGTGATGAGAACCTGTTGCATCAAGATGATGTGGCATGGGTGAAAAACACGCTGCGTTCAGCCGGTGATGTTAAACAGTCTAATCTGGTGCGTCAGCCAGATGGCTCCATCGCCTTTACCATCGATTTCGTCGGTAAAGCGATGAGCAAGCTGCCTGACAATACGCAAGTTACGCCGCAGGTTAGCGTGGGCAATAACGCCGATGTGGTTGAGCAAAGCGTACGCTACAACCCGGTAACCAAAGGCTGGCGTTTAGTGTTGCGTCTGCGCGTGAAAGATAACAAGCAGCCGACCGAAATGCGTGCGGCGCTGGTGAGCGGCGACAAGACATTGACGGAAACCTGGAGCTATCAGTTACCTGCCAATGAATAA
- the mdoC gene encoding glucans biosynthesis protein MdoC — translation MSSAKPEREYFLDSIRAYLMLLGVPFHVSLIYSTQRWAVNSQDASMWLTVLNDFIHAFRMQVFFVISGYFSYMLYLRYKPQRWLKVRMERVGIPLLTAIPLITLPQFFMLKNLTDKVGNWDSFSLYDKYNTLAWELISHLWFLLVLVILTALGMLTFRWLRTQQRRIDYQQVGWGKLTLAFLAYALLWCLFRRALFYTVPAVFADGLFSVAVMQTLTFLPFFMLGALAWKHQALKALFVRFNPVMCFGAIAVFIAYSLNQRYSSGDGWLYEIDAIVSTLMGLCMLNVCFSFGHKLLNSHSPRIMYLVNASLFIYLVHHPLTILYGIYVVPHISSNTLGFFVGLAMVFGIAFTLYEIHLRIPLLRFLFSGKPQRK, via the coding sequence ATGAGTTCAGCAAAACCCGAACGCGAATATTTTCTCGACTCCATCCGAGCATATTTGATGTTATTAGGCGTACCCTTTCACGTCTCTCTGATTTACTCCACTCAGCGCTGGGCTGTTAACAGCCAGGATGCCTCTATGTGGTTGACGGTGTTGAATGATTTTATTCACGCGTTCCGCATGCAGGTCTTCTTCGTTATATCCGGTTATTTTTCCTACATGCTCTATCTGCGCTACAAGCCTCAACGCTGGTTGAAGGTGCGCATGGAGCGTGTTGGCATCCCCCTTTTGACAGCCATTCCGCTGATTACGTTGCCGCAGTTTTTTATGCTAAAAAACCTCACGGATAAGGTAGGGAATTGGGATAGCTTTTCGCTGTATGACAAGTACAACACCCTGGCCTGGGAACTGATTTCTCACCTGTGGTTTTTGCTGGTACTGGTGATCCTGACAGCACTGGGTATGTTGACGTTCCGTTGGTTACGTACCCAGCAACGCCGCATTGATTATCAGCAGGTTGGCTGGGGGAAATTGACGCTGGCCTTTTTGGCTTATGCGCTGCTGTGGTGCCTGTTCCGCCGCGCCCTGTTTTACACCGTACCCGCGGTTTTCGCCGACGGTTTGTTTAGCGTAGCCGTGATGCAAACTCTGACGTTCTTGCCGTTCTTTATGCTGGGTGCATTGGCCTGGAAGCATCAGGCACTGAAAGCGCTGTTTGTACGTTTCAACCCGGTGATGTGCTTTGGTGCTATCGCCGTGTTTATTGCTTACAGCTTGAATCAGCGCTACAGCAGCGGCGACGGTTGGTTATATGAAATTGATGCCATTGTCTCGACTCTGATGGGCTTGTGCATGTTGAATGTCTGTTTTAGCTTTGGTCACAAGCTGCTGAACAGCCATTCACCGCGCATTATGTATCTGGTCAATGCCTCGCTGTTTATCTACCTGGTGCACCATCCACTGACCATTTTGTACGGTATTTACGTTGTGCCGCACATCAGCAGCAACACGCTGGGCTTCTTTGTCGGTTTGGCTATGGTGTTTGGTATCGCCTTTACCCTGTATGAAATCCATCTTCGTATCCCGCTACTGCGCTTCCTGTTCTCGGGTAAACCGCAACGTAAATAG
- a CDS encoding phospholipase D-like domain-containing protein, with product MSEAAPVQYPSPAGEGLREIIDARCALHPDMSGIHPLNDGLDAFAARYLVMGMAQHTIDVQYYIWHNDMSGRLLFSALLDAAERGVKVRLLLDDNNTPGLDDTLAELDRHPNIAVRLFNPFSFRTLRALGYLTDFARLNRRMHNKSLTVDGAVTLVGGRNIGDEYFGTGDEPLFTDLDVLAIGPVVQQVAHDFERYWNSKAVSPLRSVVDVSGDAHQAVRLPTEWQQSEAVQRYLARLEHSSFVSQMEQGSMQMTWAESRLLSDDPRKGLGKAKRSSLLPQRMLEVIGTPQQQFDIISAYFVPTRAGVAQLLALKRRGVKIAVLTNSLAANDVSVVHAGYARWRKKLLRHGIALYEMKPQDNASEAPHDRGLTGNSGSSLHAKTFTVDNRKVFIGSFNFDPRSAVLNTEMGLVIESETLAQQTHQRFIAGMRDRAWTLRLDSWGRVNWVEYEGESGEVVHKHEPQCTLMQRLLVRLVWRLPVEWLL from the coding sequence ATGAGTGAAGCAGCACCTGTGCAATACCCATCGCCGGCAGGAGAGGGGTTACGAGAAATTATTGATGCGCGCTGTGCGCTGCATCCGGATATGAGCGGTATTCATCCGCTCAACGATGGGCTGGATGCGTTTGCTGCGCGATACCTGGTGATGGGCATGGCGCAGCACACTATCGATGTGCAGTACTACATCTGGCACAACGATATGTCGGGTCGATTGCTGTTTAGCGCATTGTTGGATGCCGCTGAACGTGGCGTTAAAGTACGTTTGCTGCTGGATGATAACAACACGCCAGGCCTCGATGACACGCTGGCCGAGCTCGATCGCCATCCCAATATTGCCGTGCGGCTATTCAACCCCTTTTCATTTCGCACATTGCGTGCGCTGGGTTATTTAACCGATTTCGCTCGTCTTAATCGCCGTATGCATAATAAGAGCCTGACGGTAGATGGCGCGGTGACGCTGGTGGGGGGCCGCAATATCGGCGATGAATATTTTGGTACCGGTGACGAGCCGCTGTTCACTGACCTGGACGTGCTGGCAATAGGGCCGGTGGTGCAACAGGTGGCGCACGATTTTGAGCGGTACTGGAACAGTAAAGCGGTTTCGCCATTGCGCAGCGTGGTCGATGTCTCCGGCGATGCGCATCAAGCGGTGCGTTTACCGACGGAATGGCAGCAGAGCGAGGCAGTGCAGCGCTATCTTGCCAGGCTGGAACACTCATCTTTTGTCAGTCAGATGGAGCAGGGCTCTATGCAGATGACCTGGGCAGAATCGCGGTTGTTAAGCGACGACCCGCGCAAAGGGTTAGGTAAGGCCAAGCGCTCCAGCCTGCTACCGCAGCGTATGCTGGAGGTGATCGGCACTCCACAGCAGCAATTCGACATTATTTCAGCCTATTTTGTGCCGACGCGCGCGGGTGTGGCTCAATTGCTCGCCTTAAAAAGGCGTGGTGTAAAAATTGCAGTCCTGACCAACTCGCTGGCGGCAAACGATGTCTCGGTCGTCCACGCCGGTTATGCGCGCTGGCGCAAAAAATTACTGCGCCACGGCATTGCGCTGTATGAGATGAAGCCTCAAGACAATGCCAGCGAAGCGCCGCACGACCGCGGTTTGACCGGTAACTCAGGTTCAAGTTTGCACGCCAAAACGTTCACCGTGGATAACCGAAAGGTGTTTATTGGCTCGTTTAATTTTGATCCGCGATCGGCGGTGTTAAATACCGAGATGGGCTTGGTGATTGAAAGTGAAACCTTGGCGCAGCAAACCCATCAGCGCTTTATTGCCGGGATGCGCGATCGTGCCTGGACATTAAGGCTGGATAGCTGGGGCCGCGTGAACTGGGTGGAGTACGAGGGGGAGTCAGGCGAAGTGGTGCATAAACACGAACCGCAGTGCACCTTGATGCAACGACTGCTGGTGCGACTGGTGTGGCGCTTACCGGTGGAGTGGTTGCTGTAG
- a CDS encoding beta-glucosidase produces the protein MTQQSPRHHPQLFRSFFQGSFPCSTARRSGGRRMDMVISSGHDMLLEKDYASLAQEGLLTARDGARWHLIEATPNEYDWRSFLPMVHAAARNDIQIIWELAHFGYPDHLDIWRASFIDHFERFARAMAQLMRDEGVQHPFFTPINQISFWSWAGADVSWLDPYASERGRELKRQLVRASLAAMHAIRDVYPDARFVLTDPLVQIATDPENPDSKPYADAQHQAQFEAWDWIAGRDAPELGGREDFLDILGLNYYPDNHWFFSGDTIPADHSAYQPLHRLMLQCWQRYQRPMLLAETGAEGDARASWLRHVTEEARLALDEGVALEGISLYPVVEYPAWADDRRSPGALFGLGDPNGNRTLHEALALELRSQQIKWQNREKQP, from the coding sequence ATGACTCAGCAATCCCCGCGCCATCACCCGCAACTTTTCCGCAGTTTCTTCCAGGGAAGCTTCCCCTGCTCTACCGCCCGTCGCAGCGGCGGGCGCCGCATGGATATGGTGATCAGCAGCGGGCATGACATGCTACTGGAAAAAGATTACGCCTCGCTGGCACAGGAAGGTTTGCTCACCGCCCGTGACGGCGCGCGCTGGCACCTTATCGAAGCCACGCCCAATGAGTACGACTGGCGCAGTTTCTTGCCTATGGTTCACGCGGCGGCGCGCAATGATATACAGATTATCTGGGAGCTGGCGCACTTTGGCTATCCCGACCATCTGGATATCTGGCGCGCCTCTTTCATCGACCACTTTGAGCGATTTGCGCGCGCGATGGCACAACTGATGCGCGATGAGGGCGTACAGCACCCCTTTTTTACCCCCATCAACCAGATTTCCTTTTGGTCATGGGCGGGCGCGGACGTTTCCTGGCTCGATCCTTACGCCAGCGAGCGCGGGCGTGAACTTAAACGGCAACTGGTGCGCGCCTCGTTAGCGGCCATGCACGCCATCCGTGATGTCTATCCCGATGCACGTTTTGTGTTGACCGATCCGCTGGTACAGATCGCGACCGATCCTGAGAACCCTGACAGCAAACCTTACGCCGATGCACAGCATCAGGCGCAATTTGAAGCCTGGGATTGGATCGCCGGACGGGATGCGCCGGAACTGGGCGGACGCGAGGATTTTCTCGATATCCTTGGGCTGAACTACTATCCCGACAATCACTGGTTCTTCTCAGGAGACACCATCCCGGCCGATCACAGCGCGTATCAGCCGCTGCATCGTTTGATGTTGCAATGCTGGCAACGCTACCAGCGGCCGATGCTGCTGGCAGAAACCGGAGCGGAGGGCGATGCACGCGCATCCTGGCTGCGGCATGTCACAGAAGAGGCACGGTTAGCACTGGATGAAGGGGTCGCACTGGAAGGGATATCGCTCTATCCGGTGGTGGAGTATCCAGCATGGGCCGACGACCGTCGTTCACCGGGCGCCCTGTTTGGCTTGGGGGATCCGAATGGCAATCGCACGCTGCATGAAGCGCTGGCGCTGGAATTACGCAGTCAACAGATTAAATGGCAAAACCGGGAAAAGCAGCCTTAA